TGCGGCCGCATCCACCATCAGCCCGACAAGCGTGGGCACGGTCGACGGCCGGTCCTGCGCCGAGGCGGACCGGAGCAGGAGTCTGCCCTGCGCGAGGTCCTTGAGCTACGTCGAGGTCGTAGCCGACGAGCAGATCACGCGCCACCCTGGAATCAGGCGGGACCACCAGGCTTCGGTGGCCTTGCGACTGATCGTCACCAACTCGCCGCCGTAACGGAGTTGATCAACTCCGCAGGCCGGGCCGGGATGGCCGGAGGGCGGTGTCGTCCCCCTGAAACCACCCCGACCACTGGGCAGTGCCGCTGGCCGCTTGGGGACCGCTACCGTCCACCAGCGGGTGACTCTGTCGTCTGCCACCCGGGAGATCCAACTGCCCCTTGGCAGTTGAGCACGGCGAACCGCCACGACCCGTCGGCCGACCGGCGGGCGACGGCCATCGTCGTTCCGGTCGGCGAGATCCGGGTGCCGTCCGGCAACGTCGCCTCAAGGTCCCAATCGACGATGCTCAGGGCCGTGCCGCCGCCGATCAGGGTGGACCTGGGCTTGTTGGTCAGATGCGCCTGCGCCGCGATCGTCCGGACGGCCTCGGCAAGCAGCGCCTCCTGGTCGGCGAGGACTTCGCCGTTGAAGGTGCGCATCGTCGCGTCCTGGTGGAACAGCGCGAGGACGGCATCGGCGTCCCCGGCGTTGAGCGCGTCCGCGTAGGCGAACGGGAGGCGGGCCGGGTCGTCGATCCGGGAGTTGACGGGTTCCTGGCTGCTCATGGCTGGCTCACTCCTCGTGCGGGTTCGATCCGGAATCCCCGGTGCCGGCGCGACCGTCGAGCGGTCGGCCGGGTCGACCGGGCACACCAGCACGGCCCGATCGCCGACCGAGGCCACCGGCGCTCCGGCCCGAGGTACCTTGAGTCGGACGATATCGCGCGCTGCTGATCCCACCATGGTCGCCCCCTGCCCTCGCCGTCGTGGGACGCCCCTGCGCAACGCCCCTGTGCCGGTGGCACGGTGGAACAGGACCGGTAGCGAGGTTGTCGCTGACCTGCCCGGAGAAGGCGGTCGGATCTCAACCAAGGGAGAGGGCTGAGGCAGCCGGCCCGGCTGCGGCCGCCGGGGCTGTCAAAGCCGTCCTGGCCGACTGTCTGCGGGCGCTCGGCCCCGACCGCACGGTCACCCGGAGCGCCGACCATATCTTCGGACACTGGTAGGTGAGGGCACGCTTCGCGTAGCCGGCCGCGCCAGCCACCTGCACCGCGTGTTCACCCAGCACGCGGGGTGAGACCGTCGCCGCCCGCTGGGGCGTCCATCGCGCCTCCGGCTTCAGCCGGGCCTTCCGGGCCGCGTACGGCCTCTCGCCCAGCGAGCAGCGGCCATCGGGCACTGTCCACACACGCAGGCGAGTAGACGCACAGCCAGGGCACTGGCGAGGTGGGACCGAAACTGCCGGCCCACTTTCGTGGTGCGGATTCCGGCGGCCGCCCCGGCGCACGCGCAGGCGAGCCCACGCCTCCTCGTTGTGGCCTCTACTTGGTTTATCCACAAGGCAGTTGAGGCTGCGTCGGACGACTTCGGTGGCAACGATTTCCGGTCGAGTTTGTCGCCGCGGCCTCCGTGGAAAGCTCCTTGTGTGGATGAAATTCGACACTTGGGGACGAAACCCTCAGGAGTTGTGCCTACCATCACAGGAACACTCCGATTCTTTCAGTGATGGGTAAGGCGTTCATGGCAGAGGTATCAACCACCAAGTTCGATTCGGTGATCGCGGGAATTCGCGGCTACCTCGGGGAGCAGTTGGGCGAGTTGGAGCGTGAACTCGACGAAGCCCGACAGTCGCTGGCCGAGCTCCGCGAGCAACTCGCGGCCAAGCAGTCGTCCATCGAGGTCCTGGTGGCGAGCCGCGACCTGTTGGCGACGAAGTTGAGCGAACTCGACGGAGCGATGACGGGGTCCGCTGTCGTCGCACTGCCGCGTCAGTCGCGCGCCGAGACCGAGCAGCCGACCGCGCCGCAGGCCGAGGTCGTCGCGGTGGCCGAGAGCCCGGTCGAGACCTCGGCGGAGTCCCCGGCCGAGACGTCGGCGGACGCGGTCGAGGAGAAGTCGGTGACGACGGCGGGCAAGCCCAACGCCGGTCAGCGCCAGGTCCTGGACTTCCTGGAGGCCACGCCGGGAGTGCATCGGGTGTCGGAGATCGCCACCGGCGTCGCCGGCCCGGACGCGGGCAACGCGGCGGCCCAGGCCGTCCGCCGCGCCCTGGCCGCCCTGGTTCAGACCGGACTCGCGACCAAGTCCAGCCAGTCCGGCACCGCCTTCTACTCCGCGACCGAGGCCGAGAGCCCGGCCCCGGCTGCCGCTGCTGCCGCGATTGCGGAGACCGCTGAGACCAGCGCGCCGACTGCGACCGCCGAGTCCGCCGACACTGCCGAGATCGCCGGGTCGGTGGAGTCCGCGGAGTCCGTGGAGGAGGTCCCGGCCGCGCCCGCGCCCCGTCGGGCACGCACCCGCAAGGCGGCGCCGGTCAAGGCGAACGCGAAGCAGACCGGTCCGAAGAAGGCCGCGAAGCGCCGCCCCGCGCGCGCCACTGCCGCGACAACTGCGGTGGCGGAGGAGGCAGGCGACGAAGCGCCGGCGTCCACCCCCCGGGTCCGGAAGACCCGGACGGCCAAGGGGCGCGCCGCCGCCGAGGCGCCTGCCGCCGAGGTCGCCGCGCCGACCGGTGCCGCTGAGAAGTCCCTGCGTGCCGACCGCGCCAAGATCGTGGCCACACTGCGGGCGGCTGCCGATCCGCAGTCCGCCGGTGAGGTCTCCCGCACGGTGATGGGCGACGACTGGCGGGCCTCGGACGCGACCAACTTCCGCCAGGTGCTGAAGAGCATGACCGCCGAGGGACTCGTCGCCGAGCACCACGGCGAGAAGAACCGCACCCGTTACACCGCGACCACCGAGCCTGATGTCGGCGCCGGAGCCGGCCGTGCTGGTGCCCGCGCGTCACGGGGGCAGTCCGCTCCGCGGAGTTGACGTCGAGGGTCCGCTCCACCGTCACTCGCCGCCGGCGGGGTCTGCCGGGACCGGGTCGTTCGCGACCCGTGCACATCCCCGTCACTCCCGCCGGCGCGGACCGGAGGCTTCTGAGGTGGGCCGACAAAGGGGTGTTCGCGTCGGAGGCGCCGGTCGGGGATCCGAGTGGCCGCGCGGTTCGCCTTGCGAAGGCATCCTTTTGGCGGATCCGACGCGTCCGCCGCATGGCGGGTACGCGGTGAGATTCCCAGTGCGATTCCCGCCGCGCCCGGCGCGGCTGTCCTTCAGGGCAGGAGGCCGTGCTGCCAGGCCAGGGCGACGGCGTGGGAGCGGCTGGCCGCGCCCAGAGCCGCGAACAGTTTGCGCAGATGGGTCTTGACGGTGTTCTCGCTCACGGTGAGCGTTCGGGCGATGTCGCGTGCCGAGGACCCCTCGGCCAGTGCGCGCAGCACGGTGTGCTGCGCGGGTGAGAGCCGAACCGGTGGTCGGTTCTCGGGCACCAGCCCGGCCATGACGCCGCGCTGGTAGGCGCGGTGCACCATGCCGGCCCTGCTGCCGGTGCCCAGTGTTCGACCGGCGCGCAGCAGGGTGCTGGAGACCGTCGCCCGCTTGACCCCCAGGGTCGCGGCGATCTGCTCGTTGGTCTGGCCGCGCGCGGCACCGGCGAGCATGTGGACCTGGCGAGGCGACAGGCGGGCTGCGTGGCCCCGGTCGATGCGGGCGTGGAGGCTGGAATCAGGCACATTTTGATTGTGCGCCGCCGGGACGTCTGCCTCCACTCGGGGGACGCGGCCGTCCCCTGGCGCAGCGGCCGCCTCGCGGCGCCGACCGGGGGCGGGCGACACCAGGACCGTCGGCACCCCACTCCACCTGCGGCCCACCCCGATCCGGCGGGTGCTCTCGGGCCTTCCGCTCGTCAAGGTATCCGGGAACAGCCTGCCCACCGTCCGCTGGCACGGCTCGGACGGTTCCACCTGCGCCACGCCGCTGTTCCTGCTCGCCCCCGGCGGCGCCTCTCGTCCCAGCCGCCGGCAGACGGCGCACCCGGCCACGCTCCAGGAGTGGGCCGCCGAGCGTCAGGCCGCCGAGGGCTAGCCATGGCGGACAAGGGATGGCCGGGCCTGCAACGGTGCGGCGCACGGTACGTTCCTCGTGTGCAGGGACGCACCCCGTCATGGGCTCCGACGTACGAAAGGTGACGAGGTTTCGATGTCCGAACCGTACTCCGCGATGGCTCGGCTCCAGCTCTCGCCGACCGCGCTGAAGAGCTACCTCGCGGCACCGGCGCGGCCCACGTCCTGTTGGTCGGACTGGGCTGAGATGTGCGGTCGCGAGGACGCAACGGGGCAGCAGAACGGTCTGCCGTTCTCCCTGCACGGTGAGATGGACTTCGCCTGCGCCGACCGCTGGCTGTCCGAGGGCGACTACCGCAGTCAGCTGCGCGCCATCGTGGGGAGCGCCGAACTGCCGTCCCTCGCCCGCTTCCACCACGACGAGGACGGCCTGGTCACCGTCACGAACCTCACGGTGGGGGCCGAGTGCTTCCGCAGCCCGCTCTGGTTCCTCGCCACGGTCCGTGGAGCCGCCGACCATGTGGACGGCCCCGGCGGGCTGGCGGTGATCCGCAACTGCCTCTGGGGCGGCCCGAGGAGCCGGCACACCATGGCGGTGCTGCGGATCGAACCGGGGCGGTCGCGTTTCCTGCACCCGGTCAACGACGCCGGGGCCTACCTCGACGCCGTGCGTCGGGCCGACGCCGCCTTCGACGGCATCGGCCTGTCCGGCAAAGGGGAAGAGCCGCCCCCTGCGGACGACGGTGGGGCCCCGGCCGACCTCGACCGCGTCTGAGCGCCCTGCCCGGACAGTCGGTGCCGGGCGCCGCTGCTCCGTCCGTGCCGCATAGACTCCGCCGGAGCGAATGCAACTCCGATGGAAGCGACCCTCGACGTGGACAATCAGGACCGCCAGCGCAGGGCCCTCGCCGACTTCCTCCGCAGCCGGCGCGAACGCCTCTCGCCGCAGGCGGCCGGCGTCCAGACACCCCTCGGCCGGCGCCGTACCAGCGGCCTGCGCCGCGAGGAGCTCGCCGCGCTCGCCGGGGTCAGCCTCACCTGGTACACCTGGCTCGAACAGGCCCGCCGCATCAAGGTGTCCCGCCAGGTGCTCACCAGTCTGGCCGGCGTCCTGCAGTTGGACCCGGTCGAAGCCGAGTACCTGTTCAGGCTGGCCGGTGAGCTGCCGGAGGCGGCCGAGGAGGAGCCGGGGTGCGACCGGCCGGAGGTCCCGGCCGCGTATCTGGGACTGCTGCGCCTGCTGGATCCGCTCCCCGCCGTGATCGCCGACCACCGCTTCGACGCGCTGGCCTGGAACGGGGGTTTCCCCGTGCTGTTCCCGCACTTCGAGGAACTGCCCGAGGACGAGCGGAACCTGCTGCTGCTGACCTTCGACGAGCGGTCGCGCGACCTGTACCCACAGTGGGAGGAGCACGCGCTGCACACGGTGGCCCTGTTCCGGGCCCAGGCCGCCGACCGGCTTACCCAGCCGTCCTATGTGCGGCTGCTGGAGCAACTGGGCCGGCGCAGCGAGTCCTTCCGCGACCTGTGGCAGCGGATGGACCTGGAGGCGCCCGCCCCCGCCCAGCGCTCCTTCGACCACCCGCTGCTCGGCCGGATCGACCTGGACTACGTCAAGCTCCGGCTCTCGGACATCGACGCCACGCTGGTGATCCATCTGCCGCTGGCCGGGGACGGGGTGCTGGACCAGCTCCGTGACCTGGTGAACGAGCGCAGCGGGGCAGGTGTGTCGTCGCCCGCCATGACCGCCATGACCGCCATGACCGCCACCATCGCCACCAGTGCTTCCGCCGTGACCGCCGCTGCCCTCGCCGCCAGTGTCGGGGCGCTGCTGCGGTGACCCCGCTGATCCTGGTAGTGGCGCAACCAGGATAAAAAGCCGACTTCTTGGGCTGCCGGACGAGGTACATCCTCATTGCTGTGGGGCCGCGGAGATTCACCGCGCAGCCCCGGCACCATCCGGATCCTGTTCCATGGAGGAGAAGAACCATGCCTTCCCACGCCCTCACCCAGGCCCGTGTCGTCGTGATCGGCGGCAGTTCCGGCATCGGCCAGGAGGTGGCCCGCCAGGCCGTCGAGGCCGGCGCCCTGGTCACCATCGCCTCGCGGTCCCGGGACAGGCTCGACCAGGCGGTCAAGGCCATCGGCGGGAGCGTCGAGGCGGCGGTGGTCGACGTCACCGACGAAGCCAGCGTCAGCGCCCTGTTCGACGGCATCGAAGCCCTTGACCACCTCGTGGTCTGCCCCGGCGACATGGCCGTCGGCCCGGTCGCGGAGGTCACTGCGGAGGACATCCGCCGATGCCTCGACACCAAGATCGTCGGCCAGCTGCTCTGTGTCCGCCACGCCGTCCCCAAGCTCTCCTCCACCGGCTCGGTCGTGCTGATGTCCGGCGCCGCCGGGTTCCGGGCCTATCCCGGGCTGAGCGTCACCGCTGCGGCCAACGCCGGCATCGGGGCCATGGGCCAGTCGCTCGCGCTCGAACTCGCGCCGTTGCGCGTGAACGTGGTCGTCGCCGGAGTGATCGACACGCCCCTGTGGTCGAGCCTGCCCGAGGACGCCCGCACGGCCCTGTTCGAGCAGACCGCCCGGACCACTCCGGTCGGCCGGATCGGCCGACCCGAGGACGTCGCCTCCGCCGTCCTGCAGGCCCTGGAGAACACCTTCGTCAACGGCTCGCTTATCCATGTCAACGGCGGCGGACTGCTGTAGCCCGTCGTGCCCGGGGCCGTTGTGGCCCGGGGGGAGCGCCGGGCAGCTCGGGCGTGGTTCCAGCCGGTACGGGCGCATTCGGGCGGGCCCGTCCGGCTGGACCTGCTCCGCGCCGTCCACCGGGGCCGGCCGCCGGGCCCCGGCGCTGGCAGGCCCAATCTCGGTGAATCCCAGGGCGATACGCGACCGTGCACGGCTCGACGTATGGTTCGACCTCACGCTGTGACGAAGGCCTGCTGGCGCAACGTCAACTCCGCGCTCGCTTCGCGGCGCCGCCGTGGAGGCGGGCCGTTCGCTCAGAGGGGCTGGTCGCCGTGGAGGCGCAGCACCTCCGGCTGCGGCAGTTGGCGCTGCAGCCGCGCCAGGGCCGTCGACTGCTGTGCCCGCAACCGTGAGAGGCCGGCGTCGTAGTCGTGTTGGACGGCGCTGAGCTGCCTGCTCCACCGCTGCTCCGCGCGGGCCAGGGCATCGGCGTAGGAAGCCTCCAGGCGGGTGCTCAGCTCCCGGTACTGCTGCTGCCGCTCGGTGGTCATGGCCTGGTACTCCTGGCAGTACACCTCGTGCTGCGCCGCGATCTGCCGAGTCTGCGCCAGGACCCGGTCGGTCA
The Streptacidiphilus albus JL83 genome window above contains:
- a CDS encoding helix-turn-helix transcriptional regulator, which produces MEATLDVDNQDRQRRALADFLRSRRERLSPQAAGVQTPLGRRRTSGLRREELAALAGVSLTWYTWLEQARRIKVSRQVLTSLAGVLQLDPVEAEYLFRLAGELPEAAEEEPGCDRPEVPAAYLGLLRLLDPLPAVIADHRFDALAWNGGFPVLFPHFEELPEDERNLLLLTFDERSRDLYPQWEEHALHTVALFRAQAADRLTQPSYVRLLEQLGRRSESFRDLWQRMDLEAPAPAQRSFDHPLLGRIDLDYVKLRLSDIDATLVIHLPLAGDGVLDQLRDLVNERSGAGVSSPAMTAMTAMTATIATSASAVTAAALAASVGALLR
- a CDS encoding helix-turn-helix transcriptional regulator, which codes for MPDSSLHARIDRGHAARLSPRQVHMLAGAARGQTNEQIAATLGVKRATVSSTLLRAGRTLGTGSRAGMVHRAYQRGVMAGLVPENRPPVRLSPAQHTVLRALAEGSSARDIARTLTVSENTVKTHLRKLFAALGAASRSHAVALAWQHGLLP
- a CDS encoding YybH family protein, giving the protein MSSQEPVNSRIDDPARLPFAYADALNAGDADAVLALFHQDATMRTFNGEVLADQEALLAEAVRTIAAQAHLTNKPRSTLIGGGTALSIVDWDLEATLPDGTRISPTGTTMAVARRSADGSWRFAVLNCQGAVGSPGWQTTESPAGGR
- a CDS encoding SDR family oxidoreductase; this encodes MPSHALTQARVVVIGGSSGIGQEVARQAVEAGALVTIASRSRDRLDQAVKAIGGSVEAAVVDVTDEASVSALFDGIEALDHLVVCPGDMAVGPVAEVTAEDIRRCLDTKIVGQLLCVRHAVPKLSSTGSVVLMSGAAGFRAYPGLSVTAAANAGIGAMGQSLALELAPLRVNVVVAGVIDTPLWSSLPEDARTALFEQTARTTPVGRIGRPEDVASAVLQALENTFVNGSLIHVNGGGLL